The region TTTGGCAATTAATCGCAGCGTGTCATTACAGCGCACCTGCAACAAGGCGATTTGATTAAGGCTGTCCGGGACGACGCATTTGCCGTTTTTCTCAAGCAGCATGTCGGCGTTGAAGCCAGACAGGGTGGAGACCAGCTTTGAGGCCGGACGAACGTGTATGCCGTTGTGATTTTTCACCACCACGGCAACCGAACGGGCATCCGCATCGGGTGATAATGACGCGGGTGCGTTTTCCCCCGGGGATGAAGAAGGTAAACCCAGTTGCTCATACTTCGCGTTGAGGGCATTCATGGCATCATTGATGACCCGATCGATATCAGCACCTGCGGCAGCGCTGACTGTCGCCGCCAGCGTACCTTCAACCAGTGGTGCTGCGCACAGGCGGACTTTGGCGGCAATCGCAGGATCGAGCAATTCCAGCGCGGTTTCCGCACTCAGTAACGCACTGCCAATATCCATCATCACCAGCACATGATCCGTATCCGCGACTGACTCAATGGCTTCCATCACCTTAATTGGATCGGTACCAATGGGGTTTTCGGGATCGTCAATGCCTGCGGCAATCGCCAGCTTACAGCCATCGCCCATTAACATCTGTCGGGCTAATACGCCGACACCTTCGCCCAACTGAGCGCTATGAGACACAATAACCAGGTTTACCATTGCCTTATCCTTACTCTCTGGATGCCAGAGCCAGCATTTGCACCATAAACATCACCGATGTTGCGCCGGGATCCTGATGCCCAATACTGCGTTCGCCAAGATAACTGGCGCGACCTTTGCGGGCCTGCATCGTAATGGTGCTTTGCGCGGCAGCTTCCGCTTGCGCACTGGCGGCCTCCAGCGCGGCCTGGACGGTCAGCTTTTGCTCGCAGGACTGGCGTAACGACTCCACAACTGGCACCCAGACATCACACATGGTTTTGTCACCCGGTTCGGCTTTACCACGGCTAATGACCCCTTCAGCGCCATCACGTATCATTTGATAAAGTTCTTCAAGGGTCAGGCTCTGATGCGCCTGGGTGACCTGTGCGGCGCGGATGAAAAAGGTGCCGAACAGCGGGCCGCTGGCTCCCCCGACGCTTGAGAGCAGCACCATCCCGGTATTTTTCAAAATAAAGCCGATATCTTTATCCGCAATGGACGGCAGTTTTTCGACCACTTTGCTGAAGCCACGATGCATATTCAGACCGTGATCGGCATCGCCAATTTCCCGATCCAGACCCGTGAGAAAATCACTCTCAGTGGTGAAGATTTCACCGCAACGGTAGAGCCAGTTAACTATTTGTGTTCTGTTGAGGGACATCATGAATCTCCTTATTTACCCCAATTGAGCGCAGGGGTGTGAACCGGTGCATCCCATAAGTTCAGCGTTTCGTCATCCACTTGTAACAGGGTGATTGAGAAGCCAGCCATATCCAGAGAGGTACAGTAAGAGCCGATCAGATTGCGTTCGATAATGATGCCTGCATCCTGACAGCGGCTCTCAAGGCGGTTATACACGCCAAAGAGTTCGGACAGCGGTGTTGCGCCGAGATTATTGACCAGCGCAATGACGCGGTCCCCGCTTTGTAACGCCCGTTTGGTCTCTTTGCCTTCCT is a window of Citrobacter sp. Marseille-Q6884 DNA encoding:
- the dhaL gene encoding dihydroxyacetone kinase subunit DhaL; the encoded protein is MSLNRTQIVNWLYRCGEIFTTESDFLTGLDREIGDADHGLNMHRGFSKVVEKLPSIADKDIGFILKNTGMVLLSSVGGASGPLFGTFFIRAAQVTQAHQSLTLEELYQMIRDGAEGVISRGKAEPGDKTMCDVWVPVVESLRQSCEQKLTVQAALEAASAQAEAAAQSTITMQARKGRASYLGERSIGHQDPGATSVMFMVQMLALASRE